A section of the Corynebacterium auris genome encodes:
- a CDS encoding RNA polymerase sigma factor encodes MSSRNDDYVTDLALRAGRGDKAALSEFIRHTQDDVWRLLAHLAGREHADDLTQETYLRVMSALPRFAARSSARTWLLSLARRAWVDSVRHDMARPRKSAAEYTDVAALRPSTDDPNTWSEVIDARALLDALPAERREALVLTQVLGYTYEEAAKICGVRVGTIRSRIARARRDLIDGAGPA; translated from the coding sequence GTGAGCAGCAGAAACGACGATTACGTCACCGATTTGGCCCTGCGGGCCGGGCGGGGCGACAAAGCTGCTCTCTCCGAGTTCATCCGGCACACGCAGGACGACGTCTGGCGGCTGCTCGCCCACCTCGCGGGCCGCGAGCACGCCGACGACCTCACCCAGGAGACCTACCTGCGGGTGATGAGCGCGCTGCCGCGCTTCGCCGCCCGCTCCTCGGCCCGCACCTGGCTGCTCTCGCTCGCCCGCCGCGCGTGGGTCGACTCCGTGCGCCACGACATGGCGCGCCCCCGCAAGTCCGCGGCCGAGTACACCGACGTCGCCGCCCTCAGGCCCAGCACCGACGACCCCAACACGTGGTCCGAGGTCATCGACGCCCGCGCGCTTCTCGACGCCCTGCCGGCCGAACGTCGCGAAGCCCTCGTGCTCACCCAGGTGCTGGGCTATACCTACGAGGAAGCTGCGAAAATCTGCGGCGTGCGTGTGGGCACGATCCGCTCGCGCATCGCCCGCGCCCGGCGCGACCTGATCGACGGGGC